The Nakamurella antarctica genomic interval GCTGTGGATTTTTGCCAACCTCTTCCGGCCGAACCAGGCGCCCGTGATCAACGTGGTGGCGGTCGTCCTGATCGTCGTGGCCGTACTTCCGGTGTGGCTGTCGCAGAAGGTCGGCGACGGGGCGGCGTCGGGGCGGTTCTGACGTTTTTGTTGTGGGAGTCTCGTTCTCCGGGGGCCGAAAGTCACCTACGGCGGTGATCAATGGCTGACGATGCGAGCCATTGGACAGCAGCGCTTTCGTGCCGCTGGTGTTCTGCTTGATCCATGACGCGGCCGTCGATGACTCCCACTTCTTTGTTGCTTGCGCTGGGCCTCGTGTTGGCCGGGTGCGGTGGCGGCCTTCATGGGCCCGGGATGATGGGTGCGGGCGGGGGCTCAGGTGCGAACATGATGGGTTCGAGTTCGGGCTATTCGCAGCTGTCCTGTTCGGCGCCGACTTTCCCTGCCGAACAACGGGTAGACGTGACCGTGGCGGACATGGGCATGACCTCGATGATGGGCGGCGTCGCACCCATGGGCTCCCACATGATGCTCAGCGCCAGCCCCGTGACCGTCCCGGCCGGCCAGGTCACCTTGGTGGCCTCCAATCTGGGGTGGCGTACCCACGAGCTGGTGGTCATGACACTGAGCTCGGGCGCCTCCGCTGGCCAGCGGGTCGTAGGGCCGGATGGAAAAGTCCCGGAAACAGGAAGCCTCGGGGAGGCCTCAGCTAGCTGCGCCGAAGGGTCGGGCGAAGGGATCACGTCCGGCCAGGTCGGCTGGATCACACTCACCCTGGCCCCCGGCCGTTACGAGCTGCTCTGCAACTTGCAGAACCATTACAGCAGCGGAATGTACCTCGAATTCACGGTTACCTAAACAGCGGGCAGGTAAACGTCATAGGTGCCAGGCCCCTACGTCAACCGGAAACCACTAATTGTCCTGAGGCCTCAAGTTGAGGCGCCGGAGCAATTGGGCGTTCAGCGCCACAACAATGGTCGAGATGGACATCAAGATAGCGCCGACAGCGGGCGAGAGGATGATCCCTGCAAACGCGAGGACTCCGGCTGCCAGAGGCACCGCGATAATGTTGTAACCCGTTGCCCATACTAGGTTCTGGGTCATCTTGCGGTAGCTGGCTTTGGACAGACTGATCAGCGAAATGACAGAGCGCGGGTCGTTGGACGCCAAGACAACACCAGCAGATTCGATGGCCACATCGGCGCCGGCACCGATGGCAATGCCCACTTCGGCCCGGGCCAATGCTGGCGCGTCATTGACGCCATCGCCGACCATCGCCACCTTCAGTCCACGGTTTTGGAGTTCGACGACTGCGCCGTCCTTGTCTTTGGGGAGTACCTCGGCAAAAACCTCTTCTATTCCCAGCTTGTGAGCAACCGCGTTGGCCACTGCCTTCGAGTCGCCGGTGATCATTGCGACTCGAATTCCCCGTTGCCGTAAGCCGTCGACGGCTTGGGCTGAATCTACTCGGATGTCGTCTTCCAACGCCAAGGCGCCGACGATCTGGCCATCGCGGATCACGTGCAGTACTGTCGCGCCCCGCTCCTCCCAGACTTGGGTGGCGGTGGTCAGATCCGTTGTAGGGGTGAGGTTCTGGGCACGAAGCATGGCCGGCCCGCCCACGGCGATAACGTGTCCGTCGACGGTGGCTTGTACCCCATGACCGGTGATCGATTGGAAATCGGACGCTTGTTGGAGCTGGGCGCGGTTGCTCGCTTTACGGACAACGGCTTTGGCCAGGGGGTGCTCGCTGTCCGCCTCTGCCGCAGCAGACAGTGCGAGCACATCATCTTGGGTGAGGTCGGTCGAGGTCGCGACCACATCGGTGACAGTGGGCTGTCCTTTGGTGAGGGTGCCGGTCTTATCGAAAAGCACCACGTCGATGGTGCGCATCCGTTCGAGCGCGAGCCTGCTCTTGACGAGAATGCCTGCACTGGCAGCTCTCTCGGTCGAGATCGCGATTACTAGCGGGATTGCCAAGCCCAGAGCGTGGGGGCAGGCGATGACTAAGACGGTGACAGTCCGAGTGACGGCATCTGCGAAGGAGCCGAAGATCGACCAGGCGACGAACGTGAGGACGCCCGCGACGGTGGCGAAATAAAATAATAGTGCGGCGGCCCGGTCGGCAAGTGCCTGCGCACGCGATGTGGACTGCTGCGCCTCCGCCACCAATCGCTGAATGCCCGCGAGCGCCGTCTCCTCACCCGTCGCGGTAATCCTGACCCTGACGGAATTGTCGGTGGCAACCGTGCCGGCGACTACCGAGTCGCCGACAGTGCGCTGTACCGGGCGGGATTCTCCGGTGATCATCGCTTCGTCTATTTCAGCGGTTCCAGTTTCTATCGTCCCATCAGCGGGGATCCGAGCCCCTGAACGAACCAGGACGACGTCGCCGACTATCAGCTCACCCAAGGGCACTTCAATAGTTTCGTCCCCCACGACTTTCTCGGCAGAATCCGGCAACAGGGCGGCCAGCGCGTCAAGGGCTCCGGAGGCCGCACCGAGTGCTCGCATTTCCAACCAATGTCCCAGCAGCATGATGACGACAAGCAGCGCCAGTTCCCACCAGAAGTCGAGCTCGAAACCCCCAATTCCTAGCGTGGTGACCCATGACGCGACGAAGGCAACCGTGATCGCCATGCTGATGAGCAGCATCATGGCGGGTCGCCGTGACCGAATCTCCGCCCATCCGCCAGTCAGGAATGGTTGACCGCCGTAGAAGAATATGGCGGTCCCGAGGATGGGAGCCACCCAGGCTGCACCCGGGAAGTTGATGGGCGTGTAGCCCAAAAGGTGGGCGAACATATCGCTGAAAATTACGACCGGTACAGCCAACGCCAGCGAGAACCAGAATCTGTCTCTGAACTGGGCAGCGTGATCGCCGTGACCGCCGTGCCCTCCGTGGTTACCGTACCCGCCGCTCTTGGATTTCATGGCGTCGTGATCGTGCTGATGCTCGTTGGTCGGATTCATGAGCCAGCTCCTCAACTGTTGTCCTTCGATACCCCTAGGGGGTACACAAAGTGAAGCACTCTCGACGCAGCATTTATTCCGAGACGAGCCTTAGTTCACTCAGGTGGATTACGTGACGAAGAATGTCACCGGCTGGCCAGCGGAGCGAAGCTGAAGCCATCGTCGGTAGATTCCAGCAGGTCGGTGCCGGTGGCGACGAGGATCCGGAGTTTGCCGTTCGTCTCCATTTTGGCCGTGATGGCCTGCGGCGCGGTGTTCACCGAGCCGCGGGTTTGCCAGGTGGCGCCGTCATCGCCGCTCACAGTGAGTTCGCCCGCGGCCGTGACACCGGCGAAAACACCCGTGGATGCCCAGTCCAACAACATGATCGGTGGGGTGCCGGCAAGAGAGGTCCACGTGCGGCCAGCGTCTTCCGACCGTATTACCGTGCCACCCGTTGCGGCTAGAACCACGCTTCCGTCCTCCGACGAGGTGAGCGACGAGGGTGCGGCACCCATGTCCGCACGTGGCTCCCAGGTTCCGCCATCCGCGGTGGATTTTAACGCCCCGTCGAATCCGATGATCCCGGCGCTGGACGCGGCAAGAAGATGGAAATCCGATTGGCCTTGCAGCGACAAGGGTGTCCAGGTCTGACCGGCGTCGACGGATTCGAGCAGGCCTACCGGGTTAGGCAGTTCGGTGCCCGGACCGGGGTGCCCGGACGAATAGAAGTGGTCGGGGCCGGCGATGCTGAAGCCCATCAGATCAATGGTGGGGCCGACCTTTTCGGGGCCGGAGGCGCCGTACCGGAACAGCCCTTGGTGCGTGGCCAGGTAGACCTTCTCGTCACCTGGATTAATGGCCACCGCATGGACGTGGTCGCTGGGGAGGTTATTGACGGCGACCTGCGCGGCGGGTGACGCCGGTGTCGGTGTCGGTGTCGGTGTCGAGCAGCCTGTCACTAGCAGCGCGGCCACGACTGCGGCCGCGACGCGAAATCCTTTGTGGGTCAACCGGTTGAGGGTGTGCTCATTGCGGCGAAGTATTGGGTCGTGCGTCATATTCGTCATCCTTTTTCTTTGAAAATGTTGACTGTCGAGTTCAGGCGTTGAGGCGCTCGGCCTCGGGTGAAGTGGTGTCATAGCGCTGAGAAGGTCCGCCACTGCTGGTAGCTGTAGGTCCAGTCGAAAATATCGCCGTCGGCGGGGCTCAGTTGCGTGCTGGTGCCCGAGACTTCAACCGGGTCCCCGTAAAGGGCATTGTCGTAGAAGTCCTTGGCGTCGGCGGGACTCATGTTTACGCATCCGTGCGAAACGTTCTCGATCCCCAAAGATGCTGTCACAGCTGCATTCTCGTGGATGAACTCGCCGTTATTGCTGATCCGCACAGCCCAGTTGGCTTTGAACCCGCAGTAGCCGTACTTAGGGTTGCACATTTCGAATACGTCGAACTTCTCCTGCACCACGTGGACGCCGCTGCGCGTTTCAAGCTCCGGGTCCTCGGTGCTGCGCCCATAGGACACCGGGTAGTTCTTGGATTCCACCCCGTCCACATTCACGACGAGACGGAAGGTGTTGACATCGGCGATGGTGATCTGGGATCTACCGATGGTGAAATTGCGGGCCAAATCCTCCCTGCCCCACGCCCCGCCGCCCAGGTTGACCCCGTATAGATCCGCTGTGACCGTGACGTTCGTGTTGCCGGGCCAGTACTCCTCCGGGCGGAAGTGCGCCCTGGATTGGAAGGTTCCAGTGCCCTGGATGTCCTCTTCCTGCAGCCACGCCCAGGACCCCTCGATGTCGTCCTTGTCGGTGACGACCTTGAAAGTTCGCTCTGCAGCGGCCTTGTCGGCGACAGTGCCGGCGAAAGTCACGATGATCGGTACCGCCACCCCGTACACGCCGCCTTCGATGAGTTGGAACGAAGCCCGCTGGGTATCCGCTGGGGCGACTGTCGAATACGTGCCCGTGATCGGAGCTTCGACGCCGTCCCGGCCGGTGGCCTTGCCGCTGACCTCGTAGGTGGTGGCGTAGGACATCCGCTCAGTCAATGTCCACGTCGAACCGTCCGGACTGATTTGCCCGGTCAGCGCCGCTTGATCGGTGTCCGACGTCACCGCCAACGCGGTAATAGAGGCGTTGAAGACGGTAATCGTCACCGCGGTAACTGGCGCCAAGTCGGCTGAGCCGAAAGAAGGCATCGACACGATATTGAGACCGGGCTCCACTGACGGCGTGGTCCCGGCTGTCTCGGCTTCCGTGCCGGGCGCGGTGGTCGTCGAGGATTCATCCCGTGCGGCAGCCGGTGCCAGCGTGGCAGTTTCGGTGACAATCACATCCGATGGGGCGGTGCAGGCACTCACGACTAGCCCGGCTGTCACCATCACGGAAATGCCCCACCAGCGCTGACGTCTCAGGGAAAAACGTTGACTGAATTCTGTGGTTTTGATCTTCACTACACACTTCCGTCCTTCGGGACGGCGAATACCGCACCACGGTGTTTCATTTCCGGGTGCGATGCTCCACCGGCGGGGCTGCCCTACTTCAAAAGGGCTGCCATCGCATCGATTTCGATCTGCTGGGCGGTGATGATGTTGGTTGCCAAATCCTTGGCCTGGGGGTTGGAGCCGGCTGCCAATTCGGCCTTGGCCATCAGAATCGCTCCGTCGTGGTGCGCCGTCATCATCGTCAGCCACATTTTGTCGAACTCTCCACCCGACGTGCCCATCAAAGTAGTCATGTCGGCTTCGCTCATCATGCCCATGTCATGGCCCATCTCATGGCCAGGAGGTTTCTGACCCCAGGTGTCCAGGAATCCCAGCATCAGGTCGACTTCGGGTTGCTGGGCGCTCTGAATCTGCGCCGCCAATGCGGCCACCTCGGGTGACGCGCCGCTGCCCGGAACCATTTCGGCCATCTCCACCGCCTGAATGTGGTGCGGGATCATGTCCGTGGCAAAAACGATATCGGCGTCGTTGTACTCACTGGAAATGCTTGGTAGCACTGGATCAGCCGCCGACACCATCGATGTCATGGCCCCCATACCCTGGGAACCATCGGATGAGGTGGCCGCTGTAGTAGTTCCACATGCGCCAAGTAGGAGGGCGGCTGCAGCGGCCACTCCGGTCAACAAATATTTAGTATCCATCGGGAAAGCTCCTTCAGTACAACGGTTGTGAATGCGCAAGTCCCGACTGAATGCGGGCATGCGGAAAATCCTGTGCACGAAATGGGCACGGGTTCACAGACGCAGAACTGAAAGTTTCTCTAGAGACAGGTGGGACCACGGTGGGGCACGGCCTTGCATACGGCCAGCCATCGCCGGACGAACAAATACGGTGATCGCATCTCGGACCAACCGGCCATAAAGCATCAATACCAGGGTGGCACCGACCGCGGCAAGTATCGACATGCAGATATGCAGCGCCGAATGGTCAGAACACCCAGAGGAATCGCACTGCTGCTCTGGGCTCGTCGAGCCGCCATGATGATCCGGCGCCTGCGCCGAATGCGAGACGCCCGCAGCGGACGCGCCGCTAGTTGCCGGCTCCACCACCAATGAGTGCATCAGGAGGACCCCGGCCAACACACCCACCACCATGACCACGCGCATCAGCCACACGGCAGCGCGGGAGGACGAGGTGATCACTTACCTCACCTTACTCAGGGAAGGCGTCCGCCGTTCGGGAAACTGGAAGCTTGGACTAGCGTCGATTCCGCCAGCGACACTCATCACTCGCAGAAGGACCGTCATCCATGTCTCACACCAGTTCGGTCACCGTCGGAGCCAGCCCGGCGGGTATGGGTGGGTCACCTGTGTCGGTTTCGGCTGTGCTGTGGGTGTCTGCGTTGTTTTTGGTGGTGCCTTCATGACGGACCTGGTACTCCGGGGCGCCGCGATCATGGACGAACTCGGGGGCTTCACCTCACCCTCGGATGTGCACGTCCGCGACGGCGTTGTGGTTGCAACGGGATCGAATATCGTCGCTCCCGCTGGCGCCGAACAGATCGACTGCGCCGACTTGTGGCTGATGCCCGGGGTTTTCGATTGCCACACCCACGTCGCTTGGTCCAGTTTCAATGAGCATGAATTGCTCAAGACCCCGCTCTCGTACCGAAATCTCGAAACCGGCGTCAACGCGCGAAAGACGTTCGAGGCTGGTGTCACTTTTGTGAGGGACGCTGGCATCGCGGATGCGGGTATTCGCGACGCCATCCGCGACGGCGTGATTGTTGGCCCACGGATGCAGGTGTCGATCCTGCCGATCTCGCAAACCGGCGGCCATTCAGACGGATTCCTGATCGGGCCAGGTTTCGAACTGTCCGTCGAATACGGGGCGCCCGACTACCCCGGCCGCCCGCCGTTTCTCGTGGATGGTGTCGACGAGATGCGCAAGGCGGTGCGGCTGATGATCCGCTCCGGCGCCGACGTGATCAAGATCTGCACCACCGGCGGGGTCTTCGAAGGTGAAGCGGCAGTGGAAATCTGCGAACTCAGCGAGGACGAAGTGCAGACCGCCGTATTCGAGGCAACCAAGGCCAAGAAGTTTGTGATGGCCCACGCCATCGGTGGACCCGGGCTCGACATCGCGCTTGCAGCAGGTGTTCGCTCCATTGAACACGGGGTGTTGATGACGGAGCAGCAGGCGGCGGCGATGGCTGCTGCGGGGACGTATTTGGTTCCTACCTTGGCCATTTA includes:
- a CDS encoding DUF305 domain-containing protein, which translates into the protein MDTKYLLTGVAAAAALLLGACGTTTAATSSDGSQGMGAMTSMVSAADPVLPSISSEYNDADIVFATDMIPHHIQAVEMAEMVPGSGASPEVAALAAQIQSAQQPEVDLMLGFLDTWGQKPPGHEMGHDMGMMSEADMTTLMGTSGGEFDKMWLTMMTAHHDGAILMAKAELAAGSNPQAKDLATNIITAQQIEIDAMAALLK
- a CDS encoding L,D-transpeptidase — its product is MKIKTTEFSQRFSLRRQRWWGISVMVTAGLVVSACTAPSDVIVTETATLAPAAARDESSTTTAPGTEAETAGTTPSVEPGLNIVSMPSFGSADLAPVTAVTITVFNASITALAVTSDTDQAALTGQISPDGSTWTLTERMSYATTYEVSGKATGRDGVEAPITGTYSTVAPADTQRASFQLIEGGVYGVAVPIIVTFAGTVADKAAAERTFKVVTDKDDIEGSWAWLQEEDIQGTGTFQSRAHFRPEEYWPGNTNVTVTADLYGVNLGGGAWGREDLARNFTIGRSQITIADVNTFRLVVNVDGVESKNYPVSYGRSTEDPELETRSGVHVVQEKFDVFEMCNPKYGYCGFKANWAVRISNNGEFIHENAAVTASLGIENVSHGCVNMSPADAKDFYDNALYGDPVEVSGTSTQLSPADGDIFDWTYSYQQWRTFSAL
- a CDS encoding metal-dependent hydrolase family protein, coding for MTDLVLRGAAIMDELGGFTSPSDVHVRDGVVVATGSNIVAPAGAEQIDCADLWLMPGVFDCHTHVAWSSFNEHELLKTPLSYRNLETGVNARKTFEAGVTFVRDAGIADAGIRDAIRDGVIVGPRMQVSILPISQTGGHSDGFLIGPGFELSVEYGAPDYPGRPPFLVDGVDEMRKAVRLMIRSGADVIKICTTGGVFEGEAAVEICELSEDEVQTAVFEATKAKKFVMAHAIGGPGLDIALAAGVRSIEHGVLMTEQQAAAMAAAGTYLVPTLAIYQEVATFADNGTLPAAVASSAWALRERLGEAVRIAKAHGIPIALGSDFGSRDQHGRNLIEIDWLHQAGLTVEESLLAATSVGAELCGVSGRYGRIAPGHVFDALLLRRDPSNTSIFRDSDYAAAVFKGGLAHVVDSAEMAGR
- a CDS encoding copper-translocating P-type ATPase, with amino-acid sequence MNPTNEHQHDHDAMKSKSGGYGNHGGHGGHGDHAAQFRDRFWFSLALAVPVVIFSDMFAHLLGYTPINFPGAAWVAPILGTAIFFYGGQPFLTGGWAEIRSRRPAMMLLISMAITVAFVASWVTTLGIGGFELDFWWELALLVVIMLLGHWLEMRALGAASGALDALAALLPDSAEKVVGDETIEVPLGELIVGDVVLVRSGARIPADGTIETGTAEIDEAMITGESRPVQRTVGDSVVAGTVATDNSVRVRITATGEETALAGIQRLVAEAQQSTSRAQALADRAAALLFYFATVAGVLTFVAWSIFGSFADAVTRTVTVLVIACPHALGLAIPLVIAISTERAASAGILVKSRLALERMRTIDVVLFDKTGTLTKGQPTVTDVVATSTDLTQDDVLALSAAAEADSEHPLAKAVVRKASNRAQLQQASDFQSITGHGVQATVDGHVIAVGGPAMLRAQNLTPTTDLTTATQVWEERGATVLHVIRDGQIVGALALEDDIRVDSAQAVDGLRQRGIRVAMITGDSKAVANAVAHKLGIEEVFAEVLPKDKDGAVVELQNRGLKVAMVGDGVNDAPALARAEVGIAIGAGADVAIESAGVVLASNDPRSVISLISLSKASYRKMTQNLVWATGYNIIAVPLAAGVLAFAGIILSPAVGAILMSISTIVVALNAQLLRRLNLRPQDN
- a CDS encoding sulfocyanin-like copper-binding protein — its product is MTRPSMTPTSLLLALGLVLAGCGGGLHGPGMMGAGGGSGANMMGSSSGYSQLSCSAPTFPAEQRVDVTVADMGMTSMMGGVAPMGSHMMLSASPVTVPAGQVTLVASNLGWRTHELVVMTLSSGASAGQRVVGPDGKVPETGSLGEASASCAEGSGEGITSGQVGWITLTLAPGRYELLCNLQNHYSSGMYLEFTVT
- a CDS encoding DUF6153 family protein, whose amino-acid sequence is MITSSSRAAVWLMRVVMVVGVLAGVLLMHSLVVEPATSGASAAGVSHSAQAPDHHGGSTSPEQQCDSSGCSDHSALHICMSILAAVGATLVLMLYGRLVRDAITVFVRPAMAGRMQGRAPPWSHLSLEKLSVLRL
- a CDS encoding F510_1955 family glycosylhydrolase: MTHDPILRRNEHTLNRLTHKGFRVAAAVVAALLVTGCSTPTPTPTPASPAAQVAVNNLPSDHVHAVAINPGDEKVYLATHQGLFRYGASGPEKVGPTIDLMGFSIAGPDHFYSSGHPGPGTELPNPVGLLESVDAGQTWTPLSLQGQSDFHLLAASSAGIIGFDGALKSTADGGTWEPRADMGAAPSSLTSSEDGSVVLAATGGTVIRSEDAGRTWTSLAGTPPIMLLDWASTGVFAGVTAAGELTVSGDDGATWQTRGSVNTAPQAITAKMETNGKLRILVATGTDLLESTDDGFSFAPLASR